One genomic segment of Salinigranum rubrum includes these proteins:
- a CDS encoding Rieske (2Fe-2S) protein gives MSTSPPSTAHEVGPLDELREAGHAVVRVDGRAILVVAHEGEVFAVDNRCPHMGFPLARGTVDDGVLTCHWHHARFALSCGDTFDPWADDVPSYPVTVDDGVVYVDPHSREERPPAERWSERLDDGLERNLRLVVAKSVIGLLDAGVAPTDPLRTGVRFGTRYRADGWGPGLTILTAMANVLPDFSAEDRKRALYQGLVEVAADCAGEPPRFDQDAFDDRDLSPTRLAHWLRDTVEVRDNDGTERCLRTAVEAGYDDDALAGLLLTAATDHRYLDGGHTMDFVNKACEALDHVGWEHADEVLPSLVTSLTDATRSEELSSWRQPVDLAARLDEAFDRLDDLVAEGAGQEWVEPDDFVQTLLADDHERVVGVLEDAIAAGASPVDLADAVAMAAATRVAQFSTANEFSDWNTVHHTYTYSNAVHALAERVSGADHAAYRAVFDGAVNVYLDRFLNSPPAAIPERGGERDVDDLLDALDETMDREGRVDEAGRLAAHVFDSGGADRLKRRLGAALVREDAGFHTFQALEAGFAQADRREGTERRTCLVAVARYLAAHAPTRREREQTFTIAARLHRGEAIHEE, from the coding sequence ATGAGTACGAGTCCCCCATCCACCGCACACGAGGTCGGTCCGCTCGACGAACTCCGCGAGGCGGGGCACGCCGTCGTCCGTGTCGACGGCCGGGCCATCCTCGTCGTCGCCCACGAGGGCGAGGTGTTCGCCGTCGACAACCGCTGCCCGCACATGGGCTTCCCGCTCGCCCGAGGGACCGTCGACGACGGCGTCCTCACCTGTCACTGGCACCACGCGCGCTTCGCGCTCTCCTGCGGCGACACGTTCGACCCGTGGGCGGACGACGTTCCTTCCTACCCGGTGACCGTTGACGACGGCGTCGTCTACGTCGACCCCCACTCCCGAGAAGAGCGTCCGCCGGCCGAGCGGTGGAGCGAGCGACTCGACGACGGCCTCGAACGGAACCTCCGTCTCGTCGTCGCCAAGTCGGTCATCGGCCTCCTCGATGCCGGAGTCGCGCCGACCGACCCGCTGCGAACGGGCGTCCGGTTCGGCACGCGCTACCGCGCCGACGGCTGGGGTCCCGGGCTTACGATTCTCACGGCCATGGCGAACGTCCTGCCCGACTTCTCGGCCGAGGATCGAAAACGAGCGCTGTATCAGGGGCTGGTCGAAGTCGCCGCCGACTGCGCGGGCGAACCGCCGCGGTTCGACCAGGACGCCTTCGACGACCGGGACCTCTCTCCAACTCGGCTCGCCCATTGGCTCCGCGACACCGTCGAAGTCCGCGACAACGACGGGACCGAGCGCTGTCTCCGGACGGCCGTCGAGGCCGGCTACGACGACGACGCGCTCGCCGGCCTGCTCCTCACCGCCGCCACCGACCACCGCTACCTCGACGGCGGACACACGATGGACTTCGTCAACAAGGCGTGCGAGGCGCTCGACCACGTCGGCTGGGAGCACGCCGACGAGGTGCTCCCCTCGCTGGTGACGAGCCTCACGGACGCGACACGCAGCGAGGAACTCTCCTCGTGGCGCCAGCCCGTCGACCTCGCGGCGCGACTGGACGAGGCGTTCGACCGACTCGACGACCTGGTCGCGGAAGGGGCCGGCCAGGAGTGGGTCGAACCCGACGACTTCGTCCAGACGCTCCTGGCCGACGACCACGAGCGGGTCGTCGGCGTGCTCGAAGACGCCATCGCGGCGGGCGCGTCCCCGGTCGACCTCGCCGACGCGGTGGCGATGGCCGCCGCGACGCGCGTCGCGCAGTTCTCGACGGCGAACGAGTTCTCCGACTGGAACACGGTTCACCACACCTATACCTACTCGAACGCGGTCCACGCGCTCGCCGAACGGGTCTCCGGTGCGGACCACGCCGCCTACAGGGCCGTCTTCGACGGCGCGGTCAACGTCTACCTCGACCGGTTCCTCAACAGTCCGCCGGCGGCGATTCCCGAACGCGGGGGCGAGAGAGACGTCGACGACCTCCTCGACGCGCTGGACGAGACGATGGACCGGGAGGGGCGCGTCGACGAGGCAGGCCGCCTCGCGGCGCACGTCTTCGATTCGGGCGGTGCCGACCGACTGAAACGCCGACTCGGGGCCGCGCTCGTCCGCGAGGACGCGGGCTTTCACACGTTCCAGGCGCTCGAAGCGGGGTTCGCACAGGCCGACAGGCGCGAGGGGACGGAGCGGCGGACCTGTCTCGTCGCCGTCGCGCGCTACCTCGCCGCGCACGCGCCCACCCGCCGCGAGCGCGAACAGACGTTCACCATCGCCGCCCGACTCCACCGCGGCGAGGCAATTCACGAGGAGTAA
- a CDS encoding RAD55 family ATPase produces the protein MRIRSGVSGFDDLIGGGFLPERLYVLSGPPGSGKTTFTAQFVAEGLRNGEQCMYITMHETREELVNDMSSYTFGFETLTDSDNFRFLNLVSPKGKHVLNQFSQGGGSSSVKSLTDKIVAFVNSRNVDRLIIDSTMLLRLFFANGSEEMTRFLTALKQGDATTLLISEMTDPSSYSDEHYLAHGVVFFHNYLEAGGMTRGVQVIKMRGTNIDCDIRSVEFTEGGLVVDPSTTVET, from the coding sequence ATGAGAATCCGGAGTGGCGTGAGCGGGTTCGACGACCTCATCGGAGGCGGCTTCCTCCCCGAACGACTGTACGTGTTGAGCGGACCGCCTGGCAGCGGCAAGACGACCTTTACTGCGCAGTTCGTGGCCGAGGGCCTTCGCAACGGCGAACAGTGCATGTACATCACGATGCACGAGACGCGCGAGGAGTTGGTGAACGACATGTCGAGCTACACGTTCGGCTTCGAGACGCTCACCGACTCGGACAACTTCCGCTTCCTCAACCTGGTGAGCCCGAAGGGGAAACACGTGCTCAACCAGTTCTCGCAGGGCGGCGGCTCCTCGAGCGTCAAGTCGCTCACCGACAAGATCGTCGCGTTCGTCAACTCCCGCAACGTCGACCGACTCATCATCGACTCGACGATGCTCCTTCGGCTCTTCTTCGCCAACGGCTCCGAGGAGATGACGCGCTTTCTCACCGCCCTGAAGCAGGGCGACGCGACGACACTTCTCATCTCGGAGATGACCGACCCGTCCTCCTACTCGGACGAGCACTACCTCGCCCACGGGGTGGTGTTCTTCCACAACTACCTGGAGGCCGGCGGCATGACGCGCGGCGTTCAGGTGATCAAGATGCGGGGGACCAACATCGACTGTGACATCCGCTCCGTCGAGTTCACCGAGGGTGGACTCGTGGTCGACCCCTCGACCACAGTCGAGACGTGA
- a CDS encoding S49 family peptidase, translating to MLDSIWSVLRRVATSYVLFVVIGVVVGLTVAPLAYDAATASGGTVAIVPIDGSITGDTATAYTDMMQQARQDPDIKAVVLVSNSGGGSAAASERMYLQTKRTAQQMPVVASVDATSASGAYYTIAPSDVIYAKPASVVGSVGVLGTLPQDLEPNDIVGTTGPNKLSGGDSREFFSVLESLRRAFVGAVFESRGDRLQLTPAELSQAQIYSGSQAVQNGLVDEIGDRQAAIDRAAAEANLDSYEVRTLRPDGQTFRFVSRSNYLASDAPNKEMVDFEYFAGEPGTGPTFLMMPGSYVGSSWDLTTSGTVDTNATASESVDTEADTLREAARGPPVQAATARAGGRP from the coding sequence ATGCTCGACTCCATATGGTCCGTCCTCCGTCGGGTGGCGACGTCCTACGTCCTGTTCGTCGTCATCGGCGTCGTGGTCGGACTCACGGTAGCCCCGCTGGCGTACGACGCCGCGACAGCGTCCGGCGGTACCGTCGCTATCGTCCCGATCGACGGCAGTATCACCGGCGACACCGCGACCGCGTACACCGACATGATGCAGCAAGCACGGCAGGACCCCGACATCAAGGCCGTCGTGCTGGTCTCCAACAGCGGCGGCGGTTCGGCCGCCGCGTCGGAGCGGATGTACCTCCAGACGAAGCGGACGGCACAGCAGATGCCCGTCGTCGCTAGCGTCGACGCCACCTCGGCGTCCGGCGCGTACTACACCATCGCACCGTCCGATGTCATCTACGCGAAGCCCGCGTCGGTCGTCGGGAGCGTCGGCGTCCTCGGGACCCTCCCGCAGGACCTCGAACCGAACGACATCGTCGGGACGACCGGACCGAACAAGCTCTCCGGCGGCGACAGCCGCGAGTTCTTCTCCGTGCTGGAGTCGCTCAGGCGTGCGTTCGTCGGTGCCGTCTTCGAGAGCCGCGGCGACCGACTCCAGTTGACGCCCGCGGAGCTGTCACAGGCACAGATCTACTCCGGATCGCAGGCCGTTCAGAACGGTCTCGTCGACGAGATCGGTGACCGACAGGCCGCCATCGACCGGGCGGCAGCGGAGGCGAACCTCGACTCGTACGAGGTGCGCACCCTCCGGCCCGACGGCCAGACGTTCCGCTTCGTCTCGCGGAGCAACTACCTCGCGTCGGACGCCCCGAACAAGGAGATGGTCGACTTCGAGTACTTCGCCGGCGAACCCGGGACGGGACCGACGTTCCTCATGATGCCCGGGTCGTACGTGGGTTCGTCGTGGGACCTCACGACCTCGGGCACCGTCGACACCAACGCCACGGCGAGCGAGTCGGTCGACACGGAGGCCGACACGCTCCGGGAAGCCGCGAGGGGGCCGCCGGTGCAGGCTGCGACCGCGAGAGCGGGAGGTCGGCCATGA
- a CDS encoding fructosamine kinase family protein — translation MSRVTPSSRQNQMGGTRRTRVNSEETPVRERVGEVLGEGVARLEELDGGMVGTVHRVVLESGETLVAKTGDTPLDVEARMLRYLARHTSFPVPAVEYADAEVLVLAHVPGDTEHSPSVERDAADHLAALHGHTAGAFGFPFDTLSGPLRQPNRWCTSWVAFFGERRLGHVADVAHEAGTVGDGTRERLARVVSDLGALLDEPARPALVHGDVWTENVLSEGGAVTAFLDPACYYGHPEVELAYVAWTETFGDAFVERYRERRPVAPGFEERRRVYELLPLLEHVHLFGGRYRGLLDDALTRLGY, via the coding sequence GTGAGTCGGGTCACGCCGAGCAGCCGACAGAACCAGATGGGCGGCACGAGACGGACCCGCGTGAACAGTGAGGAGACCCCGGTTCGAGAACGGGTGGGGGAGGTCCTCGGCGAGGGGGTCGCGCGACTCGAAGAACTCGACGGCGGCATGGTCGGCACCGTCCACCGCGTCGTCCTCGAGTCGGGGGAGACACTGGTCGCGAAGACCGGCGACACCCCGCTCGACGTCGAGGCACGGATGCTCCGGTATCTGGCACGACACACCTCGTTTCCGGTTCCCGCCGTCGAGTACGCCGACGCCGAGGTGCTCGTCCTCGCGCACGTCCCGGGCGACACCGAACACTCCCCGAGCGTCGAGCGCGACGCGGCCGACCACCTCGCCGCGCTGCACGGCCACACGGCGGGCGCGTTCGGCTTCCCGTTCGATACGCTGTCCGGTCCGCTGCGACAGCCGAACCGCTGGTGCACCTCGTGGGTCGCGTTCTTCGGCGAGCGCCGACTCGGCCACGTCGCCGACGTCGCACACGAAGCGGGAACCGTCGGCGACGGGACGCGTGAGCGCCTCGCCCGCGTCGTCTCGGACCTCGGCGCGCTCCTCGACGAACCCGCTCGGCCCGCACTCGTCCACGGCGACGTCTGGACCGAGAACGTCCTCTCGGAGGGAGGGGCGGTCACGGCGTTTCTCGACCCGGCGTGTTACTACGGCCACCCGGAGGTCGAACTCGCGTACGTCGCGTGGACGGAGACGTTCGGCGACGCGTTCGTCGAGCGCTACCGCGAGCGACGCCCGGTCGCTCCCGGCTTCGAAGAGCGGCGACGGGTGTACGAACTCCTCCCGCTGCTCGAACACGTCCACCTGTTCGGCGGGCGCTATCGGGGACTGCTCGACGACGCGCTGACGCGGCTCGGATACTGA
- a CDS encoding pyridoxamine 5'-phosphate oxidase family protein, giving the protein MSVPSEVARLLTSEPLMAHLATCRDGRPHVAPVWYVYDERTETVELVTTGRKLANVRENPRVALSIQKDEGGHARWAVALLGTATVVDDEEATREATRRINAKYGASEDAWDENRLVRVRVGTASSRTYD; this is encoded by the coding sequence ATGTCCGTTCCTTCGGAGGTCGCACGCCTGCTCACGAGCGAACCGCTGATGGCCCACCTCGCGACCTGCCGCGACGGCCGCCCGCACGTCGCTCCCGTCTGGTACGTGTACGACGAGCGCACGGAAACCGTCGAACTCGTCACCACCGGCCGAAAGCTCGCGAACGTCCGCGAGAACCCCCGGGTCGCCCTCTCGATTCAGAAGGACGAGGGCGGCCACGCCCGGTGGGCGGTCGCCCTCCTCGGCACGGCGACGGTGGTCGACGACGAGGAGGCGACCCGCGAGGCGACCCGACGCATCAACGCCAAGTACGGCGCCAGCGAGGACGCGTGGGACGAGAACCGCCTCGTTCGGGTGCGTGTGGGAACAGCGTCGTCGCGGACGTACGACTGA
- the ahbB gene encoding siroheme decarboxylase subunit beta yields the protein MSALDDDWRSGLDAVDATLIDEYQSGFPVEERPFRAVGDVLGVSEDEALERVRALRERGVFRRFGAVLNPPVIGSSTLAAVRAPEDRFDEVAAVINEYRQVNHNYRRDHPWNMWFVVTAGSQEKRDEIIADIEARTGCEVLVLPMLTDYYIDLEFPVVNDDRFARETQPTDASPEERAGEPRARESLAETTVSATRISEDATGDLTALEAALLVEIQDGFPLSSTPYRDVADAIDAPVDEVIAAVDRLLADGCIKRIGCVVNHVVTGFDANCMVVWDVPDDELDDRGTSVGSLPYVTLCYHRPRRPEQEWPYNLFTMIHGRDPDAVDEKIDELAAEYLPFTHERLYSTETLKQTGARYDELVASAETDE from the coding sequence ATGAGCGCACTGGACGACGACTGGCGGAGCGGCCTCGACGCGGTGGACGCGACGCTCATCGACGAGTATCAGAGCGGCTTCCCGGTCGAGGAACGGCCGTTCCGCGCCGTCGGCGACGTCCTCGGTGTGAGCGAAGACGAGGCTCTCGAACGCGTCCGGGCTCTCCGTGAGCGCGGCGTCTTCCGTCGGTTCGGAGCCGTCCTCAACCCGCCGGTCATCGGCTCGTCGACGCTCGCGGCCGTTCGGGCGCCCGAGGACCGATTCGACGAGGTCGCCGCCGTCATCAACGAGTACCGGCAGGTGAACCACAACTACCGGCGTGACCACCCCTGGAACATGTGGTTCGTCGTCACCGCCGGCTCACAAGAGAAGCGCGACGAGATCATCGCCGACATCGAGGCCCGGACGGGGTGTGAGGTGCTCGTCCTCCCGATGCTCACCGACTACTACATCGATCTGGAGTTCCCCGTGGTGAACGACGACCGGTTCGCACGGGAGACGCAACCAACGGACGCGTCTCCGGAGGAGCGAGCGGGGGAACCGCGAGCACGGGAGTCACTCGCCGAGACGACGGTCTCTGCGACCAGAATCTCCGAGGACGCGACCGGCGACCTCACCGCGCTGGAGGCGGCGCTACTGGTCGAGATACAGGACGGCTTTCCCCTCTCTTCGACGCCGTACCGCGACGTCGCCGACGCCATCGACGCCCCGGTCGACGAGGTCATCGCCGCCGTCGACCGCCTCCTCGCCGACGGCTGTATCAAGCGCATCGGCTGCGTCGTCAACCACGTCGTCACCGGATTCGACGCCAACTGCATGGTCGTCTGGGACGTCCCGGACGACGAACTCGACGACCGTGGGACCTCGGTTGGAAGCCTCCCGTACGTCACCCTCTGTTATCACCGGCCCCGTCGTCCCGAACAGGAGTGGCCGTACAACCTCTTCACGATGATCCACGGGCGCGACCCCGACGCCGTGGACGAGAAGATCGACGAACTCGCGGCCGAGTACCTCCCCTTCACGCACGAGCGGCTCTACTCGACGGAGACGCTGAAGCAGACCGGGGCGCGGTACGACGAACTGGTGGCGTCCGCGGAGACGGACGAGTAG
- a CDS encoding NAD(P)/FAD-dependent oxidoreductase has protein sequence MTSLCIVGAGVAGAGAADALSDTDIDVTVLEKSRGVCGRAATRRKNGCRYDHGANYVKDPDDRTTEFVRGLGEEGLLDVTEPVWTFDAAGRITEGDSRDDHKFTWTEGMTQLAKRLFARTDAEVKNQTRVAAIDREGERWSVVDTDGNGYGPFDALLLTPPAPQTAALLSDTRWDDERIPRLREAVGAVDYRTIRTYVLHYPFEQQQPWYGLVNVDKEHDVGWLSREECKEGRVPDGESLLVVQMSPEWSTAHYDDPLDESVDVVAEKVSTLLDDPAFSEPDWYDDQGWRYALPDEGVSDIVHEAEEEGLFFAGDWVAGEARVHAALWNGIEQGERVGEYLAASRL, from the coding sequence ATGACCTCTCTGTGCATCGTCGGCGCGGGCGTCGCCGGGGCCGGCGCGGCCGACGCGCTCTCCGACACCGACATCGACGTGACCGTCCTCGAGAAGTCCCGCGGCGTCTGCGGGCGCGCGGCCACGCGGCGAAAGAACGGCTGTCGGTACGACCACGGCGCCAACTACGTCAAGGACCCCGACGACCGGACGACCGAGTTCGTTCGGGGACTGGGCGAGGAGGGCCTCCTCGACGTCACAGAGCCGGTCTGGACGTTCGACGCGGCCGGGAGAATCACCGAGGGCGACTCCCGCGACGACCACAAGTTCACCTGGACGGAGGGGATGACACAACTGGCGAAGCGGCTCTTCGCCCGGACCGACGCCGAGGTGAAAAACCAGACGCGCGTCGCCGCCATCGACCGCGAGGGGGAGCGCTGGTCCGTCGTCGACACCGACGGGAACGGCTACGGCCCGTTCGACGCGCTGTTGCTCACGCCGCCGGCCCCGCAGACGGCAGCGCTCCTCTCCGACACGCGGTGGGACGACGAGCGCATCCCGCGGCTTCGGGAGGCGGTCGGGGCGGTCGACTACCGAACCATCCGAACGTACGTGCTCCACTACCCGTTCGAGCAGCAACAGCCCTGGTACGGCCTCGTCAACGTCGACAAAGAACACGACGTCGGCTGGCTCTCCCGCGAGGAGTGCAAGGAGGGGCGCGTCCCCGACGGCGAATCGCTGCTCGTCGTACAGATGTCGCCCGAGTGGTCGACGGCCCACTACGACGACCCGCTGGACGAGTCGGTGGACGTCGTCGCCGAAAAGGTCTCGACGCTGCTCGACGACCCCGCGTTCTCGGAGCCGGACTGGTACGACGACCAGGGCTGGCGGTACGCCCTCCCCGACGAGGGAGTCTCCGACATCGTCCACGAGGCCGAAGAGGAGGGACTCTTCTTCGCGGGCGACTGGGTCGCCGGCGAGGCACGGGTCCACGCGGCGCTGTGGAACGGCATCGAGCAGGGCGAACGGGTCGGCGAGTACCTCGCAGCGTCACGGCTGTAA
- the msrB gene encoding peptide-methionine (R)-S-oxide reductase MsrB: MDSSTTDRSDLPDSDAEWRERLSPEAYRILREHGTEPKFSGDFLGKSDDGTYVCAGCGTPLFDSDTKFDSNSGWPSFYDVLSGNVETRVDTSHGMRRIEVLCATCDGHLGHVFEDGPDPTGKRYCINSVALDFEPDSD, translated from the coding sequence ATGGACTCGTCGACCACAGACCGCAGCGACCTGCCCGACTCCGACGCCGAGTGGCGAGAACGGCTCTCGCCCGAGGCGTACCGCATCCTCCGCGAGCACGGCACCGAGCCGAAGTTCAGCGGCGACTTCCTCGGGAAGTCCGACGACGGGACGTACGTCTGTGCCGGGTGCGGCACGCCACTGTTCGACTCCGACACGAAGTTCGACTCGAACAGCGGGTGGCCCAGCTTCTACGACGTCCTCTCGGGCAACGTCGAGACGCGCGTCGACACCAGTCACGGCATGCGCCGCATCGAAGTGCTGTGTGCGACCTGTGACGGCCACCTCGGACACGTCTTCGAGGACGGTCCGGACCCGACCGGGAAGCGCTACTGCATCAACTCCGTCGCCCTCGACTTCGAACCCGACTCGGACTGA
- a CDS encoding HAD family hydrolase, giving the protein MTSDTYDAVVFDNDGVLTTLVDRSVLRGAAEEAFAAFDVDASPADVDRMTVGVSPEDLAAVCDRYDLSPAEFWRTRDELSSRAQIDAVHRGEKRLYDDVAAVEAIDLPRGVVSSNQQATLDFLFEHFSVDSWFRTVLGREPVPESIELKKPATHYVERALDDLAVDADRTLFVGDTWVDVVAGDRAGCDTAFVRRPHRRDHTVETPPTYEVETLDELLALDRVPTRSEAAR; this is encoded by the coding sequence GTGACCTCCGACACCTACGACGCGGTGGTGTTCGACAACGACGGCGTCCTGACGACGCTCGTCGACCGGTCCGTGCTCCGCGGCGCCGCCGAGGAGGCGTTCGCCGCCTTCGACGTCGACGCCTCCCCCGCGGACGTCGACCGGATGACCGTCGGCGTCTCGCCCGAGGACCTCGCGGCCGTCTGTGACCGCTACGACCTCTCCCCCGCCGAGTTCTGGCGAACCCGCGACGAACTGTCCTCGCGGGCACAGATCGACGCGGTCCATCGGGGCGAGAAGCGCCTCTACGACGACGTCGCCGCCGTCGAGGCCATCGACCTCCCCCGGGGCGTCGTGAGTTCGAACCAGCAGGCGACGCTCGACTTCCTCTTCGAACACTTCTCCGTCGACTCGTGGTTCCGGACGGTTCTCGGGCGAGAGCCGGTACCGGAGAGCATCGAGTTGAAGAAGCCCGCCACCCACTACGTCGAACGCGCGCTCGACGACCTGGCCGTCGACGCCGACCGAACGCTGTTCGTCGGCGACACCTGGGTCGACGTGGTCGCCGGCGACCGGGCCGGCTGCGACACGGCGTTCGTTCGCCGCCCTCATCGACGGGACCACACCGTCGAGACGCCGCCGACCTACGAGGTCGAGACGCTCGACGAACTCCTGGCGCTCGACCGGGTGCCAACGCGCTCGGAGGCGGCGCGGTGA
- a CDS encoding aldo/keto reductase produces MTFSDVVPPVGLGTMGLAGGSGRETVATALELGYRHLDTAQIYENEAVVGDGLRDALDRGVVDRDEVLVATKVWVDELRAERFRESVETSREKLGVDTIDLLYLHRPRGPYRPETTLPLFDGVRDDGLVDHVGVSNFTVDQLEVARRHLAAPLVAHQTEYHPLFRRPALLDDAREHDYAVVGYSPLAGGRVFDLDPVVAIAEARDVSPAAVSIAWLRAKGLAVVPKASSREHLRANLAAADLTLDEREVARIDAIEVEEELYPE; encoded by the coding sequence GTGACGTTCTCCGACGTCGTCCCCCCGGTGGGGCTCGGGACGATGGGGCTCGCGGGCGGTTCGGGGCGCGAAACGGTCGCGACGGCGCTCGAACTCGGCTACCGCCACCTCGACACGGCCCAGATATACGAGAACGAGGCCGTCGTCGGCGACGGACTCCGGGACGCGCTCGACCGGGGCGTCGTCGACCGCGACGAGGTGCTGGTGGCGACGAAGGTGTGGGTCGACGAACTTCGCGCCGAACGGTTCAGAGAGTCTGTCGAGACCTCCCGCGAGAAGCTCGGCGTCGACACCATCGACCTCCTCTATCTCCACCGACCGCGCGGCCCGTACCGTCCCGAGACGACGCTGCCCCTCTTCGACGGGGTTCGCGACGACGGCCTCGTCGACCACGTCGGCGTGAGCAACTTCACGGTCGACCAACTGGAAGTCGCTCGACGGCACCTCGCCGCCCCTCTCGTCGCCCACCAGACGGAGTACCACCCGCTGTTCCGCCGGCCCGCGCTCCTCGACGACGCCCGCGAACACGACTACGCTGTCGTGGGGTACTCGCCGCTGGCCGGCGGCCGGGTGTTCGACCTCGACCCCGTCGTCGCAATCGCCGAAGCACGCGACGTCTCGCCCGCCGCCGTGAGCATCGCGTGGCTCCGCGCGAAGGGACTCGCCGTCGTCCCGAAAGCGTCCTCACGCGAGCACCTCCGCGCGAACCTCGCTGCGGCCGACCTCACACTCGACGAGCGGGAGGTGGCCCGCATCGACGCCATCGAGGTCGAAGAAGAACTGTATCCAGAGTGA
- a CDS encoding CehA/McbA family metallohydrolase: protein MSLTVRIDPHVHSEASYDGHDPVELILEHAADIGLDAVVITDHDVIHASLDAAERASEYGLVGIPGVEVSTKHGHLLALGVRELPPRRRPLDETVEWVRAHGGVAIVPHPFQRSRHGVRKRHFTDADAVEVYNSWLFTGYKNRRARRFADKQGYPRVAGSDAHHVGFVGRAYTEIGLDGLTREELTADHVLDAIRDGSTRVEGRRTPVRVSTKHYTIAAGRKSGYYAKRGAVAGGRTAARSALTAGRLLYRLSPLSR, encoded by the coding sequence GTGTCACTCACCGTCCGCATCGACCCGCACGTCCACTCCGAGGCCTCGTACGACGGGCACGACCCCGTCGAACTCATCCTCGAACACGCGGCGGACATCGGGCTGGACGCGGTCGTTATCACCGATCACGACGTCATCCACGCGTCGCTCGACGCGGCCGAGCGCGCGTCGGAGTACGGACTCGTGGGGATTCCGGGCGTCGAAGTCTCGACGAAGCACGGACACCTGCTCGCGCTCGGCGTCCGAGAGCTTCCGCCCCGACGCCGACCGCTCGACGAAACTGTCGAGTGGGTCCGTGCACACGGCGGTGTCGCCATCGTTCCCCACCCCTTCCAGCGCTCCAGACACGGCGTCCGCAAGCGACACTTCACCGACGCCGACGCGGTCGAAGTGTACAACTCCTGGCTGTTCACGGGATACAAGAACCGTCGTGCCCGGCGGTTCGCCGACAAGCAGGGCTACCCGCGCGTGGCCGGCAGCGACGCACACCACGTCGGATTCGTCGGGCGCGCGTACACCGAAATCGGACTCGACGGCCTGACGCGCGAGGAACTCACCGCCGACCACGTCCTGGACGCCATCAGAGACGGGTCGACCCGAGTCGAAGGACGACGGACGCCCGTCCGCGTCAGTACCAAACACTACACTATCGCCGCCGGGCGCAAGAGCGGGTACTACGCCAAGCGCGGCGCGGTCGCCGGTGGCCGGACCGCCGCCCGCAGTGCGCTGACGGCCGGAAGACTCCTCTACCGGCTCTCACCGCTGTCGCGGTGA